The Gossypium hirsutum isolate 1008001.06 chromosome D02, Gossypium_hirsutum_v2.1, whole genome shotgun sequence region TCATGCGTAGTTAGCTGCTTGTTCTTCCTGAATTTTTAGatctgctatagtgtttgcttctGACCTGAAAACTTTTATCATTAGGTGGTCAATTAGATTTTAACTGAAAATATTTCTATTGAAATTCTCATTAAAGGACTGCTTAATAGCAACCTTGAGTTTTCTTGAGACTTAATAGGAACAACTGAAAGAGTGAGATGGAAAGAACAATTAGCTGCCACTGGAGGGGGATAGAACAATGTAGTCTCATTGGTATTTTAATATGAATATGAAAAGTAACCATCAGGTTATTTCTAGTTGTTCCAGCAGAATGTTTTTTAACTAAAGAATTTACCATTTAAGAGGGATCTCTCTCACAGTGGAAACCTGTTAACTGAAGAACTATACTTATATTTGTAATTCTTCCATTCTCTGGGTAACTATATTCATATTACATTTTTAAGGCTGACAAGGTGCAGTGATGGGGAAGTAGTCTTATGAGTCTATGTCTCTCTTAGGTTGTTTTACCCTTGGGATAGCATATTTGGCCTTGATGAACTTTAATTTGGCTTAGCTACGAGGCATGCTGATTGATGCGGAACGAGCAAAACTAATGTGTGACTTCAACTTCAGTTTCTGCTATGGAATAGATTGATCTTGACTTGGCTATTGGATAATTGTTGGGGTGTGTTGTCACATTACATTACGTTCATTCTTGACTTGTTTGGTTTTTAAATTGTCTGGCTTGGGCCGGCTGTTTTGCATTTCTCTAGTTAGAATGTTGAACTATTCATGTTGAAGTTTAATTCTTTGTTTCAGATGATGCACATGTGCAAAAAACACATAGAGATACATATCCTTTAGAAAGCCTAAAAGGAGGTATATCTATTGATTGCTCGTTGATATTATAAACAATTCTATGAAGGACTGAACTCATTGTACTTGGTCAATTCTTCAGGAAGAACACGTCCAGTAGTCTTAAATTGGGAGAAAAGAGGGAGATCTTCTAATTATGATGGACCTATTATGAGTGTCTCTCCGAAGAATGCATCAATGGCAAACATGCCTTCTGTCAATGTGGTAAAAACAGATCAAATCTTGAATTTACTTTGGTTCCCTTTTCTAATATGTTCTCAAAGTTCCTGTCAATGATAACTTATGTATTCATGTTATTACTTTTTAAAGTATAAACAAAGAGGATACCCTGCATCTGTGGAAAAAGAAATGCCTTCTGCCAGTGATGGGGATGCTGTTGCAGATCTAATGGAGCAACATGATCAATTCATTAGTTCCATGCAATCTCGTTTAGCTAAATTACAGGTGATCCCTAAGAACATAGAAGGCATGCTAATGGGTTTTTTTTATGTGTTTGTTTGTTCACTTTATAGTACAATGTCTGCAATATGGTCAACTTTCATTGAAGATTGCTGAGCCTTGCTTTTATTGGTTATAGGCTGTTCATCGGTATTGGGAAAGAAAAGACATAAAGGGGGCAATTGGTGCAATTGAAAAGATGGCTGATCATGCTGTAAGCACTTTATGTTTGTTAATTCATCTATCCCGTGTTTAACTTTCATGTGAATGAAACATATTTAAGAGCCACTTCCTTTTCTTTATGATGGAAATTGCAGGTGCTTGCTGATGTGATGAGCATTGTCATTGAGAAAATGGACATCGTCACATTGGACATTTGCACTTGTCTTCTGCCACTTCTGTCTGGTCTCCTTGGTAGTGATATGGATAGGTAAGAACAGTGTCATAATCTTTTCATTTTTGTAGTCAATAGGCTTGGGATTTTTGTTATACATTTGTTCCGGAAAAATCAATTGCTTTCAGTAGTATTTCGATCAACCTTATTACATGAGTTAGTAATAAACTAACGCCACTTGGTAATTTTAGCCAATCACATGAATTGTTTTGAGCAAAGGAaaggaattttttttactttttttgaagaggttttttttttctatggtTTTACTCATACTTCTAAGTTTAAGTTTACATTTATACTAATTATTCTTTATGTTATGACACTATTTTAATACTTATGTAATAATTAAGCTTTTCCTTGTGTTAATACACTAATGTTATGTTTGGTAGGAGTGttattttttcactattttttagTATATGAGTTAGCAATAAACTAAtttcaatttgtaatttttagcCACTCACATGGCTTGTTTTGGGAAAAAAGGAGGAAAATCTTTTGCATATTTTGAAGAGGTTTTAGTATTTACCAGAGTTTTTactcatctttttaattttaagtttaaatttgtactaacCATTTTTTTATGTGTATCTATTTTAATACATAGATAATAAATAAGCTTTTTTCTCATGTTATTACATGAGTAACTAAAGAAGTCATAAATAACTAGACGATGCATTAATGTGGTAAAAATGATATATTCCCTTTGTTCCCTAAATTTGTCATATTCTGATTTTTAGTGGTCAAAATGTTTTAACTTTGacctcttattttttaaaatttattatggataataaaaaatttaaaaatataccatataaaatttcaataaagtagttttgaaaatatttttgtataaaatttaattaattaaaatatttaaaataattgaggTCAAAGTTTAAAAAGTTTGACCTAAAAATGTCAACTTTGACTGGGACAAAGGGAGTAGCATTTTAGTTTCTTGGTTCCTAAAACTTCTGATGGTGTTAGTTGCATCCACCTATAAAGTTTAACTGCGAGTCTTTTGCAGGCATTTGAGCATCTGTCTGGACATGCTGCTTAAGCTGGTCAGGGTATTTGGTTCCATGATATATTCAACCATATCTGCTTCTACACCTGTTGGTGTAGACATCGAGGCAGAACAAAGGTGTCTCTGCTTACTTCCTAACTTCAAATTTAATGTTTGAATATTCAGTTATTGGACTGTTAACCGAAATTGCATGCTGCTGATTGTCCTAGGTTTGAGCGTTGCAACCTCTGCTTTATAGAACTCGAAAAAGTAAAACGCTGTCTGCCTACTCTTACCAGGTGACTACTATGGTGGTTAATTAATGGGGTTTAATCATATGCAACTGTTCTATACCGTTTGACTTATTTCCCGCGatattttcttctttgtttcctTGTTCTCCGTAGAAGAGGGGGATCAGTTGCAAAATCTTCCCAGGAATTGAACCTAGCACTTCAATAAGTATCATGACTGAAATCAACATATTGAATACACGCACTAACTTATTATTTGCTTTCAACGGGATTGAATTCTGTAAGTTGCCTCGGAAAGCATGATTCGGCACGTACATACTGGCCAAGCAGCAACCACTACTTCGATGCATATAGTCTCATCAAGTCCTGCTGCACCCTGTACATGTTAAATACCGGTCTAAGTGGAGACCTTTTAACTGGTAAGTAAAGCTGATTCTACTCGCATTGATTGATTTAAGTGGGAAGACTTGAAGGCTAATTGTGTTTGATTACTTTGCTGCTGGTTTctgcaaagtttttttttttttttcaaactcagTGAATACAATTGCCAACCACTGTATCACACATTCTAACCCAATATGATGAACATCAATTTGTACCTTATGACTCTcgtatgtaatatatatttatattgttatgAATATACACGTGTCCAAAAGATGGGACTGCAGATATTTGGGTTCATAATTTTGTCTTCAGATATTTGGGAAGGTCTTGAAAATGAAACCAGGTATCGTAAATCTAACCGCCTGTCTCAGTTTGTGTAATGCTTTTCATGTCAACGGAGTTTCTGTTtccaacataaaaaaaataacagcTCTTCTCACCTCAAGTTGAGCTTAAGCAAATAATTGACCGTCTCATCTCTGTATGGAAATCAAGTTGGTCCCTATCAAAATTTGGTGCTTGtactttatgaaaattaaaaagttaGTACAATTGTTAATGGTTGATATTTACTAATTTGTTGAGTTATTGAATTTTTgctaattattttcatataaattattttgCCAAACTTAATAAATTAAACTAGAGGAGTTCGCTAGGTGGGTCGCAACCTAcaactttttaaatttctttcaagTCCCATTCAAGCACCTATGCAGGTCTGAATACCATTAAATAATTTGTTTTGCTATTTTTTAATAGCACTAAAGTTCTTTCATTACTAAATCTATTAGTTTAACTATGACATGTCAAATCTTATATggtataatttaaaatacaaatttgaaagaaaagtaGAATGCTACtgtgtaatttttaaaagttaaaactaaaaataaagtaaaaaaaaagagagagcttATAATAAAGCTTTTGTAAAAGCTTCGAAAACTTCAAAATCAAGATTTTTATGACATCTatttttatgatatttgttttttttaactttaaattttaaattatgtcacataagatTTAACATCATTAATCAGTTACAATTTTAGTAATGGAAAAACTttatttatataaccttaaaagtttaaggaaataattagaatgttttcaattttgaagattaaaaatttagaatGAATGTTTGTATGGTTGAGTTTAACTctcaaaactaaataaaatattttataattatatttaaataaaatatatttattaaatagtaAGTTAAATTTGAGTAAACTTGGTTTAGAGATTACCTTCTCCAAGACCAACCCAAACGAGCCGCACTTACTAACCGGACCATCGAATACATTTTAGGGTAAATTCCTCCAAGGTCATTAAATTATTGGTCAATTTACGTTTTGACCACTCAACTTCAAAGAGTTAGAAactggtcattgaactattccaAAGATTTCATataagtcactgaactatttgaaattttttatttaaatcaccgagatgttaatttttttaaagaaaattcagTCAATGAGCTCCAAGCGATGATTCGACGATCGATATAGTGGATTGGTAACCATCAACAAGCAAAAgaatataccttagatccaagccAATCTGACAACCAGTATCAAAGATCAGAGAAAAAAactatttggattttggttcaATGACTCGTGATGCTCAAAGTTGTTTCATAGAAAAAAAACTGAACTATAGAACAAAAAAGGAGTAagagcttttgattggtgcaGACAGTGCAAAATAAAGAAGGCCATACAATAACAGTTTTAATAccccagtgacttaaatgaataCTTATAAATAGTTCTATaacaattttgtaactttttaaagttgagtgacaaaaacgtaaacttactaatagtttagtaaccCTATTTGTAGTTTATCCTAAAATTTAttagatcaaaatatcatgttaggaaatatcttttctttttaagttgtTTAAATCAGATTGGTTGGCTCGAAAATCAACTAAGAACTAGTCTGAAGAAGATtattaaattgattgatttgGAAATTAATACAAACTAATTGAAACAAGCAAAAAATTGAATAaaccaaatttttaatatattattactttttataaatttaaccGACTAGATGAACCGATCGAATAATTTAAACCAGttaaatcgataaattaatatattatcttATTCGAAAGAGGGTCCAAGGATGGACCATAGACGGAGTGAAGAATCAGCCTCCAAATGGCACATACCTCTTAAGCCAAATCCGTCATCATCATATGAACCCATTTGGTGATGTCAGCATTATTAGAGTTGTCTATGGTACTAATTCACCTagcttattttttatttggggtTTGATgtattttctaaataaattttcggatttatatttttattcaaatcgtTTTCGAGCTAGCATTTGGTATTAACGGTGATataataaatctttttttttacaaatgaaAAGGAAATATATCAAAATTGGAAAAATAGCATTTCTGGATAAGGCTTTGgattttgaatatttaattttccattctatctatttctatttcaattttaaaattcattaatccaaataaaaaaacaatacgTTAAATAACATGCTTATAAATACCCGTAATTCcaccttaaaataaaatttaaaattttcttcaacCATTTTCATCAGGATCTGATTCAGGtgctgtttttttaaaaaaaataaaaaattaaaagcatcacgttttttttcttttttaatccgTGACTCTTTGTTTTTATGAATCAAAACTGAGTTTGTTTGTCTCTGTTTGCAAAAACCAGAACCGTCCAATTGCTAAATTCTAAAATCAGTAGGCTTCGAGTCACCTCGTTTAACTCAATTTTGTTGTCATCCATTATAGCTCGATACAAGGTTGATTCATGGATTAAAAGAGGAAAAAGTACAGGTCGCAAAGGATCGAAGAGAGAAGGTGGAGAAGAAATCAAATGTTGTTTGTACGGTTTGGCATTAGAgaaatttatatatgtttttaagtGATATAATTAAAGAGTTTGGCATATGTACGAACAGCTGGTGTGTTTTCATTAACTAATCCTGTTATTGCTACGACAAATTGAGCACATATTCATCGATTCGACAATGTCGGTGTTCTCTCCTTGGGATTTGCCGTTCCCGTATGCTTCAAACCACTCGAATCTTCAATGCTTTCTTCGGTGCATCACTCCCGTTGTTCCTACTCGATTGCTACCTAAGGTACTACAATACTTTCAATTTCCCTCTCTCTTATGTGTATATTATTTTCACTAAATTCAAGAAAAAGTAATATAATAATCATCGGACTTgagtttttaatgtattttaaattctttttaattaaataattaaattcttgATTTTGACTGTTCATAgaatttactaattaaataaatgtaatacaAAAACgtaattcttttggaaatttGGTTTTTAATGTTAATCGGCAGAAATGTAATGAAGATTCAAATTGTGGCAATTTGGAAACAAATGAGAAAGAAAGAGATGAAGAAGGGTACAGTTTGAGTGAGGTTTGGGAGTCATATAGCGAGTGGAGTGCTTATGGTGTTGATGTCCCAATTGTGGTGAACAATGGCGACTGTGTCGTTCAGTACTATTCTCCTTCATTATCAGCTATGCAAATATACACTTTCAAACCCTCTTCTTCCTCATTCaggtctctcttttttttttcttttagttttgttaTTAGTTCTTGTGGTTTGTTGCATGCGTAAATTTGTGAATTTAgtacttatattttaatttaatcaattttaatttttatattgttgaaATTCGATCCTAAGCTAAACAGGTAAATTCattaggtcaaattctactattaatCCTATATTATTTAGTATATGTTCTTTACTTTGATCATTTTCAATCTTTAAGTTTTTATACTTTAAAGggtaattgttaaatttattaacttaataatttgtgaaattatataaaaatagcaAAGCAAACATTGTATTACACATGTAAATATACTTGTTGTGTATGATTTTTGAAATATCATAATTTAATGGCTATTATTcctgtaaattttaaaattggaaaACTACATGATTAAAAATAGCGAAATTAGAGTAGTTACTAAATTCACAATTTGACCTTTTATATGACTAATTTTATTGCTTTTTTTCTTTCTCGCTTCTCATCCCTTTTGGCTAACTGTAGAGGGCTGGGAAACATGGTGAAACCTGAAAACGTCTCTTGttgtaatgatgatgatgatgatgatgatggcgGCGGCAGGAGCGAAATTTACAACTCCTCAGCTTCAAGCAATGACTCGTGTTTGAGTTCCGAGGCCGCTTGGGACGAGGATTCCACTCAAACAAATACAATGGATCAATATGGCTACTTGTACTATCAATACAACGAGATGGCGAGTCCTTATGATCGAGTTCCCCTTCAAGTAAAGGTGAGTCCGAAGTTGTTTTTCATTAGCCAATTCCCACTTTTTTGAAATCACTGAAAGGTTAGTGTTGAGAGCTTGTTTGAAACAGATGAATGAGTTGGGCAAACATTATCCGGGTTTATTTGATCTTCGGAGCACCGAAATTTCACCTTATAGTTGGATGGCTATAGCTTGGTATGTTCCATTCATCTCCTTTCCTTTTTGCATCATTGATTTAAGatatatgttattttgataatgtTAAAAGTATACATTCTCAAAATATATTCGGACATAAATATGagctataatttaattattagacttattcaaagtcaaataaatttAAGTATAGATAAATAATTATTGATCTTTGACCAATtcgataattattaattttgaaaataaatatatgaatttttttaaaaagaaaatttaatttgtttttatatcaAATAAGTAATAAGTTCTAGTGGCAAAATGGTGTttggaaaaaaaagttaaatcaaAATTGAATAGAGGCTTGCTTGTCCCATGTATAAGAGAGATTCCCATTTGATTTTATTAGACTAGATTTGTCTAAAGGTCAGGAAGTCCTCTTAATCCAGCTTAACCTAGCTTTGATCCAGCTTAAAAtactatttattaattaaaattttatatttatttgtaaaatattatttaaacagtctttaaatttttttaatataaaagatgaaaaattgaaattaattcaaCAAGTTGAGCAAACCAGAAAAGGCCTAGGTGAAAAATTGAGCTGTGATTAACTTTATCCATGAACCGTCCaaagtattttgagtatattcGAATGCGAGATATATACTCGTATTTATGAATCTAGTGAAGTCTAAAAATGGTTTGCTTATGTTTGATTAGGTATCCAGTGTATCAAATTCCAATGGCAACGAATGTGAAAGAACTGTCGGCCTGTTTCCTTACCTACCATCCATTGTCAGGTACATATAATCAAAGCAACTGCTACAATTAATCCAatgttttttgttgttgttgttaattTCAATCTTGTCTGGTATGAGATCTTCTTTTTTTGGATTTGGGGTTTTGATCAGGTTCAAGAACAGGCAGCAACAAAGAAGAAATTTCACTCCCTCCATTTGCAGTGGTTACTTACAAGCTGTTTGGAACATTGTGGATCAACCCTGAAACATCAGACAAGGACACCATTATATGTCAACAAACAGCTGCTTGCAATTGGTTGAGACAACTTCAATTCCAGCACCATGACTTCAACTTCTTCATGTCTCGTCAGTTCCAAAATCCCTAATGTTAACCCTAGTcatagtttctttttctttttcttttttacaaaggAGGCCACAATTCAAGAGATCGATTAAGAATTGCATTCATAAGCATTTTAGGCATTTCCACAGTTTTGTTTTACCAGTAATCTTGGGGTCAGTAACAATGGATAAATGGGGTTTGGATTctgtatgtataatatatatatgcatatagatAGTGAAAGGTTATTGCTGGTTTAAGTGAAAAACATTTCCAGTTCAATACCAATGAAACAATATCTTTCTATTGAACTACAAGCATCCATTGATAGCAGCAGTACCAGTTTATATGGGAATCATCACTTTAAAAGGTTGAAAATGGAGGGAATAAAAAGCAGGATCCATGATTTTACATCTACATCCTAGAGTCTATCAGTGTTTACATGAGTCGCAACCGAAGACGTATCTAACCTTCTAGTTTTCTGACAATTCTGGATCAATGTTTGGTTCAGATTTTGAAGTACTTGTAGCCGTAGTCGGGGTTTGTCATACCCTCTTCCCAATCACCCATCTGGTGACCACCGAAAACTATCTGTTGAATGCCTAAATAACTgccataaaagaaaaaaagggaccAATGTAGACATATTCACCAtgaaatttgatatatatatatattcttttacgTATTAGTATCATTTAAACTTACTCTGC contains the following coding sequences:
- the LOC107908994 gene encoding uncharacterized protein, with product MSVFSPWDLPFPYASNHSNLQCFLRCITPVVPTRLLPKKCNEDSNCGNLETNEKERDEEGYSLSEVWESYSEWSAYGVDVPIVVNNGDCVVQYYSPSLSAMQIYTFKPSSSSFRGLGNMVKPENVSCCNDDDDDDDGGGRSEIYNSSASSNDSCLSSEAAWDEDSTQTNTMDQYGYLYYQYNEMASPYDRVPLQVKMNELGKHYPGLFDLRSTEISPYSWMAIAWYPVYQIPMATNVKELSACFLTYHPLSGSRTGSNKEEISLPPFAVVTYKLFGTLWINPETSDKDTIICQQTAACNWLRQLQFQHHDFNFFMSRQFQNP